In the Helianthus annuus cultivar XRQ/B chromosome 11, HanXRQr2.0-SUNRISE, whole genome shotgun sequence genome, one interval contains:
- the LOC110884790 gene encoding zinc finger protein BALDIBIS — protein MMSSDGFSSPPSSLTSFIHDPIPNPNPNNNSLVSGKRKRNQAGNPDPEAEVIALSPTSLMATNRFVCEICNKGFQRDQNLQLHRRGHNLPWKLKQRNKNEVVKKKVYICPEKSCVHHDPSRALGDLTGVKKHFSRKHGEKKWKCEKCSKKYAVQSDWKAHSKICGTREYKCDCGTLFSRKDSFITHRAFCDALMQENSRIASRPLVPNMGFRNDLMMMNDTGGGSSGNGGGDRQIQAIFGGGLDTNIDINGAKPRLPLWLDHNATNPHLDQNPNHPTFLAPSSSTYNNAGMLPPEMMNWLGRYNGLPQGLSLKDEEHSMYNFGGGSTPQNTLMCSSLPPPPPAAANMSATALLQKAAQMGSTRSTSSRVSGGNDAGFGVMSSTLSNLSSPRSGDRLMMMPTTTAAAGAADGLSQGKGSGGGEFGDGDFTRDFLGVARNERNVSYNLQQELNKFATSFNQFNRGHK, from the exons ATGATGTCTAGTGATGGGTTTTCATCACCACCTTCTTCCCTCACATCCTTTATCCATGACCCCAtcccaaaccctaaccctaataaCAATTCTTTGGTTTCGGGTAAACGAAAGCGGAATCAGGCCGGCAATCCAG ATCCAGAAGCTGAGGTGATAGCCTTATCACCAACATCTCTAATGGCGACCAACCGATTCGTATGCGAGATATGCAACAAGGGTTTTCAAAGGGACCAGAATTTACAACTTCATAGAAGAGGGCATAACTTGCCATGGAAACTTAAGCAAAGGAACAAAAATGAAGTGGTAAAGAAGAAAGTTTACATATGCCCGGAGAAGAGTTGTGTTCATCATGACCCTTCTCGCGCTCTTGGAGATCTCACTGGAGTTAAGAAGCATTTCAGCCGGAAACATGGAGAAAAGAAATGGAAGTGCGAGAAGTGTTCGAAGAAGTACGCAGTTCAATCAGATTGGAAAGCTCATAGCAAGATTTGTGGTACTAGAGAGTACAAATGCGATTGTGGAACATTGTTTTCAAG GAAGGATAGCTTCATAACACATAGAGCATTTTGTGATGCTCTAATGCAAGAAAACTCAAGAATTGCATCACGACCACTAGTTCCCAACATGGGCTTCCGGAATGACTTGATGATGATGAACGATACCGGCGGTGGCAGCAGTGGCAACGGTGGAGGCGATCGACAAATCCAAGCCATATTTGGTGGAGGTTTAGACACTAACATTGACATCAATGGAGCAAAACCAAGACTACCACTTTGGTTGGACCACAATGCCACCAATCCCCACCTAGATCAAAACCCTAACCACCCAACGTTTCTAGCACCATCAAGTTCAACCTACAACAACGCCGGAATGCTACCACCAGAGATGATGAATTGGTTGGGTAGATACAATGGTCTACCACAAGGGTTATCATTAAAAGATGAAGAACACTCAATGTACAACTTTGGTGGTGGTTCCACACCTCAAAACACTCTCATGTGCTCATCTCTACCACCTCCGCCGCCGGCGGCGGCCAACATGTCAGCAACCGCTCTACTACAAAAGGCAGCTCAAATGGGGTCCACAAGAAGCACAAGTTCTAGGGTTTCCGGTGGAAATGATGCCGGTTTTGGGGTCATGAGTTCAACTCTTTCCAATCTTTCAAGCCCTAGGAGTGGTGATAGATTGATGATGATGCCAACAACTACGGCGGCTGCGGGGGCGGCGGACGGACTGTCGCAAGGCAAAGGATCCGGTGGTGGTGAGTTTGGTGACGGAGATTTTACTAGGGATTTTCTTGGTGTCGCAAGAAATGAGAGGAATGTGTCATATAACTTGCAACAAGAGTTGAACAAATTTGCGACGAGTTTTAATCAATTTAATAGGGGTCATAAATGA
- the LOC110884791 gene encoding fasciclin-like arabinogalactan protein 12: MTSSFQFFTFPLCILLILHSSTTSTTLSQPTATAPPPTGPTNITKILEKASQYTVLLRLFRMTQLGDQINTQLNNSDQGITLFAPTDNAFSALKPGLLNSLSDQQKVELVQFHVVPMFLSTSQFQTVSNPLRTQAGDTTPYTFPLNITTNGNQVNISTGVVNATVANSIYTDGSLAVYQVDTVLLPMRMFGPPAPAPVPVPAKKSKKTNAGDDSPAADDGRVSADVSSGVGLNQNLLGFIVGPAVIVMSCL; the protein is encoded by the coding sequence atgACTTCATCATTTCAATTCTTTACATTCCCACTATGCATCTTACTCATCCTCCATTcctccaccacctccaccaccctATCCCAACCCACCGCCACCGCTCCTCCGCCAACCGGCCCCACCAACATCACCAAAATCCTCGAAAAAGCCAGCCAATACACCGTCCTCCTCCGCCTCTTCCGCATGACCCAACTCGGCGACCAAATCAACACCCAACTCAACAACTCCGATCAAGGGATCACCCTTTTCGCTCCCACCGACAATGCATTTTCCGCCCTAAAACCCGGCCTCTTGAACTCCCTTTCCGACCAACAAAAGGTCGAATTAGTACAATTTCATGTCGTCCCAATGTTCCTCTCAACCTCGCAGTTTCAAACCGTTAGTAATCCGTTAAGAACACAAGCTGGCGACACTACCCCTTACACGTTTCCTCTTAACATAACCACCAACGGAAACCAAGTCAACATATCCACCGGAGTTGTTAATGCCACCGTGGCAAACAGCATCTACACCGATGGTTCGCTTGCGGTGTATCAAGTGGACACTGTGTTGTTACCCATGAGGATGTTTGGTCCTCCGGCGCCGGCACCGGTTCCTGTTCCGGcgaaaaaaagtaaaaaaactaACGCCGGTGATGATTCTCCGGCTGCTGATGACGGTAGGGTTAGTGCTGACGTGTCAAGTGGGGTTGGTTTGAATCAGAATTTGCTAGGGTTTATTGTGGGCCCTGCTGTCATTGTGATGTCTTGTTTGTGA